The Osmia lignaria lignaria isolate PbOS001 chromosome 14, iyOsmLign1, whole genome shotgun sequence genome has a window encoding:
- the LOC117605749 gene encoding uncharacterized protein LOC117605749 isoform X2 has protein sequence MAGFRLVERELELTKRTDVTLKRENETLKETMEDSRRQISNLTGGNSVLQSQVATLVESKLELEKTVIRLRKEVIDTRDACLETERRTEMLLNESRKENDSMRDEHRKEIERLQQEIASLRTTTAIKTKNEKMKNNSCSNNSEGLRADTILMPEDNPVADMTRQLISNREKIEVLSRQNERLSKTLHRLREYRLMGQITTNGSNK, from the exons ATGGCAGGTTTCCGGCTAG TGGAACGGGAACTGGAGCTGACGAAACGAACCGATGTAACGTTGAAACGTGAAAACGAGACGTTGAAGGAAACAATGGAGGATTCAAGGCGACAGATATCGAACCTGA CCGGCGGAAATAGCGTTTTGCAAAGTCAGGTGGCTACGTTGGTCGAGAGCAAATTGGAGCTGGAGAAGACCGTGATCAGACTGAGGAAGGAAGTCATCGACACCCGTGATGCGTGCCTCGAGACAGAACGACGTACCGAAATGCTTCTGAACGAATCGAGAAAGGAGAACGATTCG aTGAGAGATGAACACAGAAAGGAGATCGAAAGACTGCAACAAGAAATTGCATCCTTACGAACGACGACTGCGATCAAAACAAAGAATGAAAAGATGAAGAATAATAGTTGTAGTAATAATTCTGAAGGACTTCGAGCAGATACGATATTAATGCCTGAGGATAATCCTGTGGCGGACATGACACGGCAACTGATCTCGAATCGCGAGAAGATCGAAGTGCTCTCGCGACAGAACGAGAGGCTGTCGAAGACACTGCACCGTCTACGAGAGTATCGACTAATGGGCCAAATCACGACAAACGGCTCCAACAAATGA
- the LOC117605749 gene encoding uncharacterized protein LOC117605749 isoform X1 — protein sequence MPKLNKLLVTSIIADIRECVCVANEIYSWVGGIEHLSWKFPTKIARDINAMEIVKEYEGTAGEFYILLLELAYDRIQFLLRLIVEFLDKYPFIDDFFKEVTCVNRPNQISLANLLRLVWDRLKTIPESISRQMVKNSQKEAEECFTPKVSRSCQAGGSMNYCESCRIAGETVLQAINTIEEIFVENKLISVAAAQRNECKSNLIERTQWSVMSKLTKAIGEDIEMALKKMRNSNLKIEAVKREHEKSIRELQSNLTTQKKRVDTLQVKNLELENALENGRFPASGTGTGADETNRCNVET from the exons ATGCCAAAACTGAACAAGCTCCTGGTTACGTCAATCATCGCGGATATCAGAGAATGCGTATGTGTCGCGAACGAGATATATTCTTGGGTCGGTGGTATCGAACATCTGTCATGGAAATTCCCTACGAAGATCGCGAGGGACATAAATGCCATGGAAATTGTGAAGGAATACGAAGGAACCGCAGGGGAATTCTATATTCTTCTCCTGGAGCTGGCTTACGACAG AATTCAATTCCTTCTACGTTTGATCGTGGAATTCTTGGACAAGTATCCCTTCATAGATGATTTTTTCAAAGAAGTAACATGTGTCAATCGACCAAATCAGATCTCGTTGGCGAATTTGTTAAGACTTGTCTGGGATCGATTAAAAACGATACCTGAATCGATATCCCGTCAGATG GTGAAGAATAGCCAGAAAGAGGCGGAAGAATGCTTTACGCCCAAAGTCTCTCGAAGTTGTCAAGCTGGTGGTAGCATGAACTATTGCGAGAGTTGTAGGATAGCAGGCGAAACCGTCCTTCAAGCGATAAACACGATCGAGGAGATCTTCGTCGAGAACAAATTAATTTCTGTCGCCGCTGCACAAAG AAACGAGTGCAAGAGCAACCTCATCGAACGAACGCAATGGTCAGTAATGAGTAAATTAACCAAAGCCATAGGTGAAGACATCGAAATGGCGCTGAAGAAAATGAGGAACAGCAATTTGAAGATAGAGGCCGTTAAACGAGAACACGAAAAGTCGATTCGTGAACTACAGTCCAACTTGACGACACAAAAGAAACGGGTGGATACTTTGCAAGTGAAAAACTTGGAGCTAGAGAACGCATTAGAAAATGGCAGGTTTCCGGCTAG TGGAACGGGAACTGGAGCTGACGAAACGAACCGATGTAACGTTGAAACGTGA